In Pseudosulfitobacter sp. DSM 107133, one genomic interval encodes:
- a CDS encoding type II toxin-antitoxin system ParD family antitoxin, with translation MVTRNVVLTETQDHLIQALVASGRYQNVSEAMRAGLRLLEQEEAQLAGIRKDLLEGLAQAKAGDLAEGSGKDAIRRAFATARART, from the coding sequence ATGGTGACACGCAATGTTGTCCTGACTGAAACCCAGGACCATCTGATCCAAGCATTGGTGGCGTCCGGGCGCTACCAGAATGTGAGCGAAGCGATGCGCGCTGGCCTGAGGCTGCTCGAGCAGGAAGAAGCACAGCTGGCCGGGATCCGGAAGGATCTACTTGAAGGTCTGGCGCAGGCTAAAGCGGGTGATCTTGCGGAAGGCAGCGGCAAAGATGCGATCCGTAGGGCCTTTGCGACTGCGCGCGCTCGTACATGA